In the genome of Primulina tabacum isolate GXHZ01 chromosome 13, ASM2559414v2, whole genome shotgun sequence, the window ATCGGGAAAAAACTTTATGTCGATGGATGCACGGTTGGATTGATGGTTAGTATTCAGCTTTACTAATTATGATCTTAGTATTTGTCattaacttttattttattttttgttttaggcTTGGTTATATGAGACAGTCCCAGTGTTAGGAGTAAGGCATGGTTTAAATGTTTACCCTCGGTTGTTTTGTTGGGGGAAGAGCAAGATCCCATTAAATGCAGCTGGCACTGAAACATTGTTGAAACGCATAGATTCAACCCAGGTActtataattattttagtttattAATCTAGTTGTGCAAAATTAATGTTTAGTTGATTGACAgttgtatttatttttatttgtgaatAGGTTCTGTCGATACATCCATTTTGTGAGGATGAGAAGTTGTTAGTGGACATGAATCTTGGTTTAAAGCAAGAAACGAATAGATCTGAAGTAAAACGTTTTGAGAAACTTGTGATGAAACAAATGAATGAGTTAAAGATACTGAGAAAGAGATGTGCTGAGTTAGAGGGTGAAAAGGTTCGACGTAGAACGAAGGAAAAAAGGTCTGTGGCAGATAAGCGTGAAAATGTTGTTGAGTCTGAGGAAAAGGTTGATAAAACAGAAGAAATGATGACTTTTGAGTCACCACATGATGCAAGAGCTAACTTTGGTGATTTTGTTGACGTAGTGGTAAATGCAGTTGTTTCTGATTTGGATAAAGAAAACAAAGAGTTAGATGAATCACATTCTTTGAATGCTTGTGTTGATGAGAGCATTGATGGTAGTTTTGTTGCTACTTCTGAAGTGGAGAAGAAAACGGTTTCTGAATCTTCAATTGCGGATCATGTGATGGCTAGGGATGATCGTGTAAAGAAAAAAAAGGTTCCATGTTTGTGACTCCACCTAGCTTAACACCAAGACGTCAGAGGAAGGTGAAAAAACAGGTAAATGAAGTGTCAATTATTTCCAAATCGATTGTATTAAGTTTAAtttagtttttctttttttcagtACTATTATTGTTATTGATGTTTGGATTTTCTGTTATATTGCTGAATATATCGCTGCTTTTGGACAGGAAGTTGTAGACGTTGAGAAGAAAGGCAATACTCCTGGCAAGGTTGCCATGGATGAGTTTCAAGGTAGATCAGATTTCTGTGGACATGAAGAAGCTGCTGATGAAGAGAGAAAATTGGTGACAAACTTTCTTGCTAGAAAAGAGTTGGAGTACGTTGATCTTCCGTatgtttcttcttcttattttcgtAATAATGTGtcccaatttttttaatgaaattgaaTTTTCTATTTTGTAGTGTTGTCGTTTGGCAAGATACGGTTATGAGTTTAAGTGGACCGATATTATGTCATTTTCTTTTTGGTGATCCTGTTGagtttgagataattaatgtTCACATGAGAATTATGCAAAAGCAAAGTTTGCAGCATGGATTTGAGATTTATTGCATGGACACAATGGTGCAGGTTCGTAGCAGTCTGAGTTTTGtgttattttttgttttcgTTTTACTATCTTAAGATAAATGAGTATATGTGTTCTTGAATGTGTAGAAAGAAGTCCTTACGAAATTAGAACAACATGGGAAAAGATCGATGGTACATCGGAATGATTATGGAGGTTTTCTTTCACTGATGACATCTTTCACGATGGCTAGACTACAGGAACTGACTGGagaattatttaaaagatgcaGATACATCATTTTTCCTATGAATGACAGGTGGCATTGGTTTTTGTTGGTTTACAAAAGAGATGAAGGGATATTTAAACTGTGGAACTCCATGCATGATCCATTCTCAGTTGGGAAAACCAAAGTTTATGTAAGTTTACTTTGAAACCCTCGATTAAGAGAACCTTGTCGTCAACAAGGTGCAACCCTCGATTGTGGTGTctatgcatgcatgtggttggAGTGTCTAGCCCGTGACACAAATGAGATGTGGAGCTATGCACAGGATGTGAAGATGGACACTTATCGAGCACGTTTGGCAGCCACAATATTATCTGATGAAAATGGATTGTTGAAAAACAAGTTTGAGTAATTAATTACTCCTCACTATTCTGATGGTTAAGAAGTTACAGTAGTACTGGAGTTTGAACATTTGAAGTCTATGTTTAATTgttgttttaaattatgtaaTGAAGACACACAATTGATTATTATCGTGGTATTTGAAATGGTACATATCAATTTAGAAGAGAAAATTGAGTACAAAAATTGCTTTATTGGGTATATTATGCGTAACGTTGAGTACAAATGTTAAATAATCGAGTATATCTAACT includes:
- the LOC142523106 gene encoding uncharacterized protein LOC142523106; protein product: MGRKKATNKSAEARTSNKCRRTRIKKKLKQGTNEKSKQSKQETTVEDKLSDDYNEKNSGKEYFSRCSPPYFKTVMGELKPILGEQHMSRINDTPFANWIDMPVLAISSGRIDYFLNRFQGDSCSFFVGDNITITFKSADFSVVLGLHHIGQPVDLDLKMESKYLTRHFDGKVTNAKRIAIYEKLIFLARSDDKCDIDDFVRTFILFIFNCIIFPTGNYITPGFIFPYLDDLTNFFEYAWGDAAFRFLYREICQIGKKLYVDGCTVGLMAWLYETVPVLGVRHGLNVYPRLFCWGKSKIPLNAAGTETLLKRIDSTQVLSIHPFCEDEKLLVDMNLGLKQETNRSEVKRFEKLVMKQMNELKILRKRCAELEGEKVRRRTKEKRSVADKRENVVESEEKVDKTEEMMTFESPHDARANFGDFVDVVVNAVVSDLDKENKELDESHSLNACVDESIDGSFVATSEVEKKTVSESSIADHVMARDDRVKKKKVPCFTIIVIDVWIFCYIAEYIAAFGQEVVDVEKKGNTPGKVAMDEFQGRSDFCGHEEAADEERKLVTNFLARKELDVVVWQDTVMSLSGPILCHFLFGDPVEFEIINVHMRIMQKQSLQHGFEIYCMDTMVQKEVLTKLEQHGKRSMVHRNDYGGFLSLMTSFTMARLQELTGELFKRCRYIIFPMNDRWHWFLLVYKRDEGIFKLWNSMHDPFSVGKTKVYVSLL